The sequence below is a genomic window from Bosea sp. F3-2.
GCGAGGTCCACGTTCTTCTTGAGCGGGACCGAGCGGCCGCCACGCAGGCCTTCATCGGCGGTGATGACGATCCTGGAGTCGGAATCCTCGATGCGGCTCGCCAGCGAATCGGGCGAGAAGCCGCCGAAGACCACCGAGTGGATGGCGCCGATGCGCGCGCAGGCGAGCATGGCATAGGCCGCCTCGGGGATCATCGGCAGGTAGATGGTGACGCGGTCGCCCTTCTCGACGCCATGCGCCTTGAGCACGTTCGCGAACTTGCAGACTTCGGCGTGGAGCTGGCCGTAGCTGATCGTCTTCGACTCGGAGGGATTGTCGCCCTCCCAGATGATCGCGGTCTGGTTGGCGCGCGTGGCGAGGTGCCGGTCGACGCAGTTATGGGCGACGTTGGTCGTGCCGTCCTCGAACCATTTGATCGAGACCTTGCCTGGCTCGTAGCTGCTGTTCTTGACCTTGGTGTAGGGCTTGAACCAGTCGATCCGCTTGCCGTGCTCGCCCCAGAACTTGTCCGGGTCCGCGACCGAGGCCGCGTACATCTCCTTGTAGCGGGCATCGTTCGCCCAGGCCTTGTCGGCCCAGCCGGCTGGCACGTCGTAGATCGTCTCGGACATTTGGGTGTCTCCCCAGACTTGGGCCGTCTGTGTTGCGTTGGTCCCTGTGCTCTTGCGAGCGGTCGGGACATCGCTCCTTTGAATTCCCCGCATCATAGGATGCGCGCACGGCGCGGCAACCCATTGTGCGTCGCACTTTCGTGGCAGGGGCAGGCGCCGGATGCATGGTTCCGGGTCAAATTGTCCCCGGAGCATCTCATCACATGGTAGAATAAGACCGCTGGGAGGGCTTCATGGCGCGCAATGTCTGCATCTTCTCGGATGGGACGGGGCAGGCCGGAGGCGCGAACCCGATCAACTGGACGAGCATCTATCGTCTGTTCATGGCGACGCGGAAGGTCGATCCCACCCACCAGATCTGCTTCTACGATCCCGGTCTCGGCTCGAATCCGGACGAAGGCGAGATCCGCAGCCCGTTCCGGCGCTTCAAGGACTTGCTGGCCCAGGCGACCGGATACGGCATCACCGACAACATCATCGACTGCTACGCCGCGCTGCTCTGCGCCTACAGGCCGGGTGACCGCATCTTCCTGTTTGGTTTCAGCCGCGGCGCCTACACGGTGCGCAGCCTCGGCGGGGTGCTGGCGCTCTGCGGTGTGCCGAAAGGCTTTGTCAATGTTCTGCGCTGGGACGGCTTTACTGACGCGATCCAGGCAAGCGAGGTGCGGACGCTCGCGGCCAGTGCGGTGAAGGATGTCTACATGATCCGCGACCGCGCCGCGCGGATCGAGGCTGCGGCGGCATTCCGGCAACGCCACGGCACCGAACCGGCGCCACCTTTCTTCGTCGGCGTCTGGGATACCGTGCGGGCGCTCGGCCTTCCCGCCATCGGCAGCCTGCCGGGGCGCCACAAGTTCCACGATGCGATCCTCAACCGGCAGGTCGCCCATGGTCGTCAGGCACTTGCCATCGACGAGAACCGGCAGGTCTTCGCACCCGAGCTCTGGGACGAGACGCAAGCGCCGCCGGGGCAGATCAGGCAGCTCTGGTTTGCCGGCGTGCATACCGATATCGGTGGCGGCTATGGTCTGCAGATGGGCCTGTCCGACCTGGCGCTCGGCTGGATGATCGCGGAAGCGCGGGCCGCCACGCCCCCACTTATCGTCGAGCCGGGGCTGGTCGCGGAGCTCAGGCCGGACGCGCTCGGCCGGCAGCATGACGAGCGCAAGACCTCGTGGCTGCCCTGGAGCGAGGGCACGCGGGAGGGTTTCGTGCTGAACGGCTTCCAGCCGCAGCCAGCGCGGATGGCGCAGGCTGTCGAGCCGCGCCTTGAGGCTGCGGCTGTGCCGATCCTCGATGAGAGGCTGCCCTATCGGCCGCGCGCCCTGGCGAGCTATCCGCCCTTCGCCGAATATTATCGCGGCTGAGCGCTTGGTGTTGCGGATTTTGCGAACTGCGCCGTCATTCCGGGGCAGGCCGAAGGCCTGAGCCCGGAATCCAGAACCGATGCGGTTCTTCCGGAAGACTCGGGAACGTCCCCCTTCGCGAGTGAGGGCATCGGTTCTGGGTTCCGGGCTCTTCGCTGACGCGAAGCCCCGGAATGACGGTACGGTTCCGTTAAAAGCGCCGAGCGCTCAGAGGCCGCCCATCTTGCAGACGATCGCCCATTCCTCGTCCGTCACCGGCTGGACCGAGAGGCGGAAGGAGGTGACGAGCGACATCTTGGCGAGCTTCGGGTCGGCCTTGACCGCGGCGAGCGACACCGGTTTGGGCAGCGGCTTCACCGCCTTGAAATCGACCAGTACCCATGGCGGCCCGGCCGCTTCCCAAGGGTAGGCTTCCTTGATGACCTCGACGATGCCGACGACCTCGAGACCTTCATTGGAGTGGTAGAAGAAGACCTGATCGCCCTGCTTCATCGCCATCAGGTTGAGCTTGGCGGTGTGGTTCTTCACCCCGTCCCAATGCGTGCCCTTGGCGCCGGCCTTGACCTGGTCGTCCCAGGACCAGACCGAAGGTTCGGATTTGATCAGCCAGTGAGCCATCAGGCCTCGTCCTCCTTGAGCGGCACCGGCGGTTGCGAGGCCGCCTCGCCCTGTTCATTCCAGAACCGCACCATCTCGCGCGTCAGCGCGGCGTAATCCTTGGGGTCGAGCTCGACCCGCACCTCGCCTTCGCCGAAAGGCAGGATCAGCACGAAGCGATGCGTGCCCTCGGCCTTGCGTCGGCGATGCTGAAGCACAGGGCCTGCAATCCGCCCGGCCAGTGGGACGGGTTGGCCCTCGGCGACAAGCTCCGAGCCCGTCGTCTTGCGCACTTCGGCGATGCCGCGCGCGACGCGCTTGGTGAGATCGGACCAGTCGTTTGCCATGTCCTTCTCCCTATCGTTCCGCCCGGATCGGCCGGGCGAGCAGGGCGGCCACGGCCTCCCTCACGCCGATGCGCCCGGCGATGATCTCGGAGACCGCTTCCGCGATAGGCGTCTCGATGTTCCGCGACCGGGCCATCTCGACCAGGATCGGAGCGGTGAAGGCGCCTTCGGTGAGCTTGCCGCCGGCAGCTTCGGCAGGCTTACGACCCTGTCCGAGCGCCAGTCCATAGGCGAAATTGCGCGATTGCGGCGAGGCGCAGCTCAGCACGACGTCGCCGAGGCCCGACAGCCCCATCAAGGTTTCCGCTTCGCCGCCATAGGCCTCGCCGAAGCGGCGCAACTCCGCAAAGCCGCGCGCGACCAGCGCCGCGCGCGCGCTTTCGCCATAGCCGAGGCCGATGGCGATGCCGGCAGCGATGGCGAGCACGTTCTTGGCGGCGCCGCCGATCTCGACGCCGAGCGGATCGTCCGAATGATAGATGCGGAAGGCTGGCGAGCTCAGCGTTTCGGCCAGTGCCTGCGCCAGCTTTGGTTCTGCCGCTGCGAGTGTCACCGCCGTCGGCAAGCCACGGCCGATGTCGATGGCGAAGCTCGGGCCCGACAGGATCGCGGTCCGGGCACCGGGCAGAATGCTTTCGATGATCTGCGTGGGAAACAGTCCGCTCGTCTGCTCGATGCCTTTTGCGGCGGAGATGATCGGCACGCCGGTTGTCAGATGCTCTGCCAGATTCTGGCAGGCCGAGCGCAAATTCTGGGTCGGCACGGCGACGATCAGCGCGTCACAGTCGGCGAGGTCGGCAAGAGAGGCCGTGGCGTGGATCGACTCGGGCAGCGCGATATCGGGCAGGCGCGGCACCTGGCGGCTGCGCTCGATGGCCGCGACGGTGTCGGGGTCGCGCGCCCAGAGCCGGACCTTGCGCCCGGCGCGGGTCGTGGCGAGTGCCAGCGCCGCGCCGTAGGAGCCGGCGCCGACGACGCCGATGGTCGCGTAGGCCGCCTTGCGCTTCATGCGGCGGTTGTGGGCTTGGCCGAGAGTTCGTCGAGCGGCCAGCGTGGACGCGCGGCGACCGTCATATCGTCGACGAGGCCAAGCCTAAGCCGCTCCAGCCCGGCCCAGGCGATCATCGCGCCATTGTCGCCGCAGAGCGCCTGTGGCGGGGCGACCATCGGCAGCCCGGCTTCGGTGGCGAGGCGTGTCAGGCCGCTGCGGATCGCCTGATTGGCGGCGACGCCGCCGGCGACGACCAGTGTCGACGGCGTGATGCCGGCTTCGCGGCAGGCGCGCAGGCCGGCGCGGGTGCGGTCCACCATGACGTCGACGATCGCGGCCTGGAAGGAGGCGCAGAGATCGGCGACGTCGTTGTCCGAGAGCGGGGCGATGCGCTCGGCGACGAGGCGCACGGCGGTCTTGAGGCCGGAGAGCGAGAAATCGGGATTGGCGCGTCCCTGCATCGGCCGCGGGAAATCGAAGCGCTCGGGATCGCCCTTCAGCGCTTCGCGCTCGACCGAGGGGCCACCCGGATAGGGCAAAGCGAGCATCTTGGCGATCTTGTCGAAGGCTTCGCCCACCGCATCGTCGATGGTGCCGCCGAGCCTGAGATAGTCGCCGACGCCGCGTACGGCCAAGAGCTGGGTGTGGCCGCCCGAGACGAGCAGCAGCAGATAGGGGAAGGCGAGGTTGTCGGTGAGGCGGGCGGTCAGCGCATGCGCCTCGAGATGGTTGATCGCGATGAAGGGCTTGCCGGTCGCGAGCGCGATTGCCTTGCCGGCGGTCAAGCCCACCATGACGCCGCCGACGAGGCCGGGGCCGGCCGCCGCCGCGACGGCATCGATGTCGCCGGGCTTCAGGCCCGCATCGGAGAAGGCGCGTGCGATGATGCGGTCGATCGCCTCGACATGGGCGCGTGCGGCGATCTCCGGGACGACGCCGCCATAGGCCGCATGGGCGGCAATCTGGCTCAGCACCTCGTTCGACAGGATCTTGCTCTCGCCCGAGCGCTCGACGGAGACGATCGCGGCCGCTGTTTCGTCGCAGGTCGTCTCGATCCCAAGGACACGCATGATCGTTCGATTAACCTCACGGAACGGAAGAACGGGATGAAGGACCATGTCCGGCAGTTCCTCGCCGGCCATTCCTTCGTATAGTGCGGGGTAGGGTGCAAGGCCAAGGGGCGTGGGCCACGACCTTTGCGGCAGAGACAAAAACGGAGACGGCATGCACGGCATCATTGTTCCGCCTCAATGCGGACTGATCGCGGGAAGCTGCATCGTTCGCGCATCGTCCTGCGGTCGTTGCCCTTCTTGTCAGGAGCTGTGAATGCGCGTCTTCGTCTTCCGTCCCCGTCCTGATGCCGAACGGACCGGGCGCGCCATTGCCGATCATGGTTTCGAGCCTGTGCTTGCGCCGCTCTTCGACGTGGTTCGGCTGCCCGGAGCTGCACCGGAGGGTCCTTTCGATGCGATCGTGCTGACAAGCGGCAACGCCGTCCCGGCGCTCACCGAAGGACCGGCCGACTGGCGTGACCTGCCGGTCTTTACGGTCGGTGCGCGGACGGCGACCAAGGTCCGCGAAGCCGGGCTCGAGGATGCGCGCAGCGCCGATGGCGACCGCAACGACCTCATCGAGCTGATCAAGCGCACTCTGCCGGCCCCGGCGAAGCTCCTGATGATCGTCGGGCGGGATCGCAAGGAGGATGTGCCAGACCGGCTCAAGGAGGCCGGCTACGCGGTGACGCTCTGGACCGCCTATGCGGCCGAGCCGGTCTCCGTCCTGCCCGAGGATACGCAAGCCGCGCTGCGGCACGGCCAGCCGGGCGATGCGGCCCTGCATTATTCGGCGCGCGGCGCACGCACCTTCATCACGCTGGCGCAGGCGGCGGGCGTCGCCGACGACGCGCTCGAACTCACTCATGTCGTCCTCTCCGCCGACGTCGCCGCGCCGTTGATCGCAGCCGGCGCCAGCACTGTTCTGGTCTCCGAACACCCGGAGGAAGCGGGGATGCTCGCCGCGCTGGAGCAGGTTTCCGCGCGTGCGGGCGCCACCGATCCCACCCGGCCGGAGCCGCGCGGCAGCCTGAAGCGCACGCCGCCGACCATCGAGCTCAAGGCCGCGGCGGAGGCAGCCACGCCGCAGCCGGAGGCCGCCGAGGCGGATGCGCATCCGCCGGAAGCGATCGCGCCGACGGAGGCGCTGCCGCAGGAATTCACGTCGCCGCCCGTCGAGCCGCAGCGGGACGCTGTCGAACGCCCGGTGCCGGCGAGAACGCCCTGGCTTCCGCTGATCGCGGCTGGCCTTGTTGGCGGCGTCATCGGCGCTGGAGGCGTCTTTCTTGCCCTGAACCGGGCTGGACCGGCCGTGACCGGCGGGCAGATCGCCGAGCTGCGCAACCGGATCGATACCGTCCAGACCGGCGTGTCCGCGGCTGATCGCAAGGCGACGGCTGCGTCCGAGGCGGTGACGAAGGCAGGTTCCGAGGTGCAGGCGCTGGCCGGGAAGCTGGGAACACTCGCGAACCCGCAGGCGCCCGACACGGGTGCCTTCGCGGCGCAGGTCCAGCGGGTAGAGGCCGCGACCGCGACACTTGGGCAGCGGCTCGACCAGCTCTCCGGCCGCATCGGTGCGGTCGAGGCGCAGGCGAAGAGCGTGGCCGCAGTTGGCCCCGAGGCGACTGCCGCGGCGCGGGTCGTGCTGGCCGAGCGGGTGCAGCGTGCGCTCAGCGGCGGACGTTCTTTCGCCAGCGACGTCGCGGCGCTGGCGAAGAGCGGCGTCACGCAAGCGGATCTGGCGGCTCTCGCTGCTGTCGCGTCTTCCGGCGCGCCGACACAACAGGCTCTGCTCACCGGCTTCCGCAAGCATGGCGCGATGTTCCAGCGCGAGGTCACGCCGCAATCCGACAGCTGGTCGGACAAGCTCATCGGGCTCGCGAGCCGCATCGTCACGGTCCGCCCGGTCAGCGATAGTGGTTCGAACGACCCGGCGACCTTGCCGATCCGGCTGGAGGCGGCCATCGCGGCGGGCGACATGCCGAAGGCGGCGGCGCTGTGGGGACAGTTGCCCGAGCCGGCGCGCCGTGCCAGTGCGGATTTCGGCGCCGATTTGCAGAAGCGGGCGGCGGCGGATGCGGCGATCGGCAAGATCGCGCAGGATGCGGTCGCGGCGCTCGGCGCTGCCGGCTGACGGAGGATAGAGGGTCTATGGTTCGCGTTCTCATCTATCTCGCCGTCTTCGCCTGCCTTGCCTTCGGCGCCGTCTGGCTCGCGGATCGTCCGGGCGAGGTCTCGGTGCTCTGGCAGGGCTATCGGATCGAGACCAGCGTTGCGATCGCCGCGATCGGCGTCGTGGCGCTCGCCTTCATCGTGCTGCTGGTCTGGGCGGTGCTGCGCTTCGTCTTCGGCCTGCCATCGGCCTTCAGCCTGTCCTCGCGCGCCAGGCGCCGGGCCCGCGGCTTCGAGGCCGTCTCGCGCGGCATGGTGGCGATCGGGGCGGGCGATCCCGTCGCGGCTGGGCGCTATACCGGCGAGGCGCGCCGCTTCGCGCCGAACGAGCCGCTGACGCTGCTGCTGGAAGCGCAGACCGCGCAGCTCTCGGGCGATCGCGGCCAGGCGGAGGCTGCCTTCAAGGCGATGCTCGACAAGCCGGAGACGCGCGTGCTCGGCCTGCGCGGGCTCTTCGTCGAGGCCAAGCGCCGCGGCGACATGGCGGCGGCCCGCGCCTTTGCCGATGATGCGGTGCGCCGCTCGCCCTCGCTCGCCTGGGCCAATGACGCGCTGCTCGATTTCCACACCAATGCCGGCGACTGGCAGGCGGCGCGCACGGCCGTCGAACGCCGCGCCGCGTTGCGGCTCGCTGACAAGGCGGAAGCGCGGCGCCAGCGCGCCGTTTTGCTCGCCGCCGAAGCGCTGCAGGAGCGGGACCGCGAGCCGGAGAAGGCACTTGCCGCCGCGCTTGAAGCGGTGAAGCTCGCGCCGTCGCTGACGCCGGCCGCCGCGCTTGCCGGGCGGATGCTGTCGGAGCGGGGCGATGTCCGCAAGGCGTCCAAGCTGCTGGAGACCGCCTGGCGGGAAGCGCCGCATCCCGACATCGCCGCCGCCTATCTCGACGCGCGGCCGGGCGACAGCGCGCTCGATCGGCTCAACCGTGCGACCACCCTGTCGAAGCTCCGGCCTGCCGATCCCGAGAGCGTGCTGGTGCTGGCTGGGGCTGCGATTCAGGGACGTGAATTCCAGAAGGCGCGCGAAACCCTGAAGCCGCTGCTCGCCGGTGGAGCCTCGGTGCGCGCCTGCCTGCTGATGGCCGAGCTGGAGGAAGCCGAGCATGGCGCTGCCGGCCGGGTTCGCGAATGGCTGGCACGGGCGACGCGGGCGCCGCGCGATGCGGCCTGGGTCGCCGACGGCCTGGTCTCCGACCACTGGATGCCGGTCTCGCCGATCACCGGCCGGCTCGACGCCTTCGTCTGGACTGTGCCGCCTGCGACGCTGGGGAGCCCGCCTCAGGCGCTCGACGACGTATTGGTCGATCTCGACGATTCGACCAAGCTGATCGAGATCAAGCCGCACTCAGTCACGACGATCGAGCCGGCGGCGGTCGCTCCCCCGGCTGCGCCTGCACCGAAGGAAGAGCCAAAGCCGGAGCCGGTCGCGGCGGCTGCATCGCCCGCTCCGAAGGAGGAGCCTAAGCTGGCGGCAGAGACGAAACCGCTCGAGACGGTGGCGGAGGTCGCGAAGCCGGCTGAAGCCAAGTCGGCTGAGGCCGCCAAGCCGGCTGCGTCTGCGCGCGAGGCCGCGCCGCCCAAGCCGGTGATCTTTCCGGTCTCGCATGCGCCGGACGATCCGGGGCCGGACGACGAGCCGCCGCCGGAGCCGAAGAAGAGCGGCTTCCGCCTGTTTGGCTGAGCGCAGCCTTTCCTTCTCCCCTTGCGGGAGAAGGTGGCAGCGCGAAGCGCTGACGGATGAGGGGTCTCGCGACCTTTCAAGTTCAGCATTCATCCAGTGACGCCACCGATTCAGGGCAGCACGACCCCTCACCCCAACCCTCTCCCGCAAGGGGAGAGGGGGAACGTCGCGGTGCCCGCGCTTCTCCTTGCTGAAATGCTCGGGTCAAGCCCGAGCATGACGGTGGTAGCCCCGAAAAACGCGTGCGGTCGCGCCGCATGCACCGTATAGCGGCGCGATGACATCCGTTCTCGATCCGAATGCCAGCGTGACCCTGCGGGTTGGCCCCGAACAGGCCGGCCAGCGTCTCGACAAGGCGCTTGCCCTGCTCGCCGGCGAGATTTCGCGTGCGCGGCTGCAGCAGGTCATCAAGGAGGGCGGTGTCCGCCTCAACGGCGCCGTCGCCAGCGATGCCAGCCGCAAGGTTGTCGAAGGCGACGAACTCGCCCTCGTCATGCCCGAGGCCAAGCCGGCCGAGCCGATCGCGCAGGATATCCCGCTCGATGTCGTCTACGAGGATGAGCATCTCATCGTCATCGACAAGCCGGCGGGGCTCGTCGTGCATCCGGCGGGCGGGCATGAGGACGGTACGCTCGTCAACGCGCTGATCGCCCATTGCGGCGAGAGCCTCTCCGGCATCGGCGGCGTCCGGCGTCCCGGCATCGTGCACCGGCTCGACAAGGATACGAGCGGGCTGCTCGTCGTCGCCAAGAACGACCAGGCGCATCAGAAACTCGCCAAACAGTTTGCCGACCATGGCCGCACCGGCCCGCTGCAGCGGGCCTATCTCGCCATCGTCTGGGGTACGCCGCGCCTGCGCGAGGGCACGATCGATGCGCCGATCGAGCGATCGAACCGCAATCGCGAGAAGATGATGGTGGTCAAGGAGGGGCGCGGCCGCGAGGCGATCACGCATATCGAATTGATCGAGCGTTACCCGCCCTTGCTCAAGGGGCTCGACGAGACGGAGCCTCTCGCCAGCCTGATCGAGTGCCGGCTGGAGACCGGGCGCACGCATCAGATCCGCGTGCATATGAGTCATATCGGCCACCCATTGCTCGGCGACCAGCTCTATGGCTCGGGATTTGCCACCAAGGCGGTGCGGCTGCCTGCGGAGGCGCAAGCCGCGCTCGCCGCGCTGGGGCGGCAGGCGCTGCACGCCGCCATCCTCGGATTCGCCCATCCCGCCACGGGTGAGGAAATGCTATTCGAGTCCGAGCCGCCTGCGGATTTTGCGAATCTGCAAGCCGCCCTCGCGACGCTGTGAGGCGATCTGGCTTCTCTGCCACCTTTCCGCCAGACTGAGTTCGCATATACTGGGGTTGTCGGATGCGGATGGCCAAGGGGGCGCCGCACGCGATCAGTCCAGCCGAACTCCAGAGCAGTTTCTGCGTTGGATCTACTCGCATCATCCGAAACCTGCGCGAAGGTTGATCGCGCGGTGGGTCTGCCGCACGGCGGGGGCCTCGATGAGGAGACACGCGCATGGCGAGTGCTTCGCTGCCTGTCCTGTCCGCCGAGGGCGGGCTGTCACGTTATCTCGACGAAATCCGCAAGTTCCCAATGCTGGAACCGAGCGAGGAATACATGCTGGCCAAGCGCTGGCGCGAGCATGGCGACCGCGATGCGGCGCACAAGCTCGTCACCTCGCATCTTCGCCTCGTCGCCAAGATCGCCATGGGCTATCGCGGCTACGGCCTGCCGATCGGCGAGGTCGTGTCCGAGGGCAATGTCGGCCTGATGCAGGCGGTCAAGCGCTTCGAGCCTGACAAGGGGTTCCGCCTTGCCACCTATGCGATGTGGTGGATCAAGGCCTCGATTCAAGAGTACATCCTGCGCTCCTGGTCGCTGGTGAAGATGGGCACTACGGCCAACCAGAAGAAGCTGTTCTTCAACCTGCGCAAGGCCAAGAGCAAGATCTCGGCGCTGGGCGAGGGCGATCTGCGCCCCGATCAGGTCAAGCAGATCGCGACCAAGCTCGGCGTCAACGAGCAGGATGTGGTCGAGATGAACCGCCGCCTCGGCGGCGACGCCTCGCTCAACACGCCGCTGCGCGAGGATGGCGAGGGCGAGTGGCAGGACTGGCTCGTCGATGATTCCGAGAGCCAGGAGCGCCGCCTCGCCGATTCGGAGGAGAGCAGCAACCGCCATGCGGCCTTGCGCGAGGCGCTCGACGTGCTGAATCCGCGCGAGCGCCGGATCTTCGAGGCGCGCCGCCTCGCCGAGGATCCGATCACGCTCGAGGAGCTTTCCGAGGAGTTCGGCGTCTCGCGTGAGCGAGTCCGCCAGATCGAGGTGCGCGCCTTCGAGAAGGTGCAGGAGGCGGTCAAGAAGGCCATCACCCGCATC
It includes:
- the rpoH gene encoding RNA polymerase sigma factor RpoH, which gives rise to MASASLPVLSAEGGLSRYLDEIRKFPMLEPSEEYMLAKRWREHGDRDAAHKLVTSHLRLVAKIAMGYRGYGLPIGEVVSEGNVGLMQAVKRFEPDKGFRLATYAMWWIKASIQEYILRSWSLVKMGTTANQKKLFFNLRKAKSKISALGEGDLRPDQVKQIATKLGVNEQDVVEMNRRLGGDASLNTPLREDGEGEWQDWLVDDSESQERRLADSEESSNRHAALREALDVLNPRERRIFEARRLAEDPITLEELSEEFGVSRERVRQIEVRAFEKVQEAVKKAITRIEAPRAALPVG
- a CDS encoding NAD(P)H-dependent glycerol-3-phosphate dehydrogenase, giving the protein MKRKAAYATIGVVGAGSYGAALALATTRAGRKVRLWARDPDTVAAIERSRQVPRLPDIALPESIHATASLADLADCDALIVAVPTQNLRSACQNLAEHLTTGVPIISAAKGIEQTSGLFPTQIIESILPGARTAILSGPSFAIDIGRGLPTAVTLAAAEPKLAQALAETLSSPAFRIYHSDDPLGVEIGGAAKNVLAIAAGIAIGLGYGESARAALVARGFAELRRFGEAYGGEAETLMGLSGLGDVVLSCASPQSRNFAYGLALGQGRKPAEAAGGKLTEGAFTAPILVEMARSRNIETPIAEAVSEIIAGRIGVREAVAALLARPIRAER
- a CDS encoding DUF2235 domain-containing protein, which translates into the protein MARNVCIFSDGTGQAGGANPINWTSIYRLFMATRKVDPTHQICFYDPGLGSNPDEGEIRSPFRRFKDLLAQATGYGITDNIIDCYAALLCAYRPGDRIFLFGFSRGAYTVRSLGGVLALCGVPKGFVNVLRWDGFTDAIQASEVRTLAASAVKDVYMIRDRAARIEAAAAFRQRHGTEPAPPFFVGVWDTVRALGLPAIGSLPGRHKFHDAILNRQVAHGRQALAIDENRQVFAPELWDETQAPPGQIRQLWFAGVHTDIGGGYGLQMGLSDLALGWMIAEARAATPPLIVEPGLVAELRPDALGRQHDERKTSWLPWSEGTREGFVLNGFQPQPARMAQAVEPRLEAAAVPILDERLPYRPRALASYPPFAEYYRG
- a CDS encoding EVE domain-containing protein, with product MAHWLIKSEPSVWSWDDQVKAGAKGTHWDGVKNHTAKLNLMAMKQGDQVFFYHSNEGLEVVGIVEVIKEAYPWEAAGPPWVLVDFKAVKPLPKPVSLAAVKADPKLAKMSLVTSFRLSVQPVTDEEWAIVCKMGGL
- the tsaD gene encoding tRNA (adenosine(37)-N6)-threonylcarbamoyltransferase complex transferase subunit TsaD, with translation MRVLGIETTCDETAAAIVSVERSGESKILSNEVLSQIAAHAAYGGVVPEIAARAHVEAIDRIIARAFSDAGLKPGDIDAVAAAAGPGLVGGVMVGLTAGKAIALATGKPFIAINHLEAHALTARLTDNLAFPYLLLLVSGGHTQLLAVRGVGDYLRLGGTIDDAVGEAFDKIAKMLALPYPGGPSVEREALKGDPERFDFPRPMQGRANPDFSLSGLKTAVRLVAERIAPLSDNDVADLCASFQAAIVDVMVDRTRAGLRACREAGITPSTLVVAGGVAANQAIRSGLTRLATEAGLPMVAPPQALCGDNGAMIAWAGLERLRLGLVDDMTVAARPRWPLDELSAKPTTAA
- a CDS encoding RluA family pseudouridine synthase, whose product is MTSVLDPNASVTLRVGPEQAGQRLDKALALLAGEISRARLQQVIKEGGVRLNGAVASDASRKVVEGDELALVMPEAKPAEPIAQDIPLDVVYEDEHLIVIDKPAGLVVHPAGGHEDGTLVNALIAHCGESLSGIGGVRRPGIVHRLDKDTSGLLVVAKNDQAHQKLAKQFADHGRTGPLQRAYLAIVWGTPRLREGTIDAPIERSNRNREKMMVVKEGRGREAITHIELIERYPPLLKGLDETEPLASLIECRLETGRTHQIRVHMSHIGHPLLGDQLYGSGFATKAVRLPAEAQAALAALGRQALHAAILGFAHPATGEEMLFESEPPADFANLQAALATL
- a CDS encoding heme biosynthesis HemY N-terminal domain-containing protein; its protein translation is MVRVLIYLAVFACLAFGAVWLADRPGEVSVLWQGYRIETSVAIAAIGVVALAFIVLLVWAVLRFVFGLPSAFSLSSRARRRARGFEAVSRGMVAIGAGDPVAAGRYTGEARRFAPNEPLTLLLEAQTAQLSGDRGQAEAAFKAMLDKPETRVLGLRGLFVEAKRRGDMAAARAFADDAVRRSPSLAWANDALLDFHTNAGDWQAARTAVERRAALRLADKAEARRQRAVLLAAEALQERDREPEKALAAALEAVKLAPSLTPAAALAGRMLSERGDVRKASKLLETAWREAPHPDIAAAYLDARPGDSALDRLNRATTLSKLRPADPESVLVLAGAAIQGREFQKARETLKPLLAGGASVRACLLMAELEEAEHGAAGRVREWLARATRAPRDAAWVADGLVSDHWMPVSPITGRLDAFVWTVPPATLGSPPQALDDVLVDLDDSTKLIEIKPHSVTTIEPAAVAPPAAPAPKEEPKPEPVAAAASPAPKEEPKLAAETKPLETVAEVAKPAEAKSAEAAKPAASAREAAPPKPVIFPVSHAPDDPGPDDEPPPEPKKSGFRLFG
- a CDS encoding uroporphyrinogen-III synthase; translated protein: MRVFVFRPRPDAERTGRAIADHGFEPVLAPLFDVVRLPGAAPEGPFDAIVLTSGNAVPALTEGPADWRDLPVFTVGARTATKVREAGLEDARSADGDRNDLIELIKRTLPAPAKLLMIVGRDRKEDVPDRLKEAGYAVTLWTAYAAEPVSVLPEDTQAALRHGQPGDAALHYSARGARTFITLAQAAGVADDALELTHVVLSADVAAPLIAAGASTVLVSEHPEEAGMLAALEQVSARAGATDPTRPEPRGSLKRTPPTIELKAAAEAATPQPEAAEADAHPPEAIAPTEALPQEFTSPPVEPQRDAVERPVPARTPWLPLIAAGLVGGVIGAGGVFLALNRAGPAVTGGQIAELRNRIDTVQTGVSAADRKATAASEAVTKAGSEVQALAGKLGTLANPQAPDTGAFAAQVQRVEAATATLGQRLDQLSGRIGAVEAQAKSVAAVGPEATAAARVVLAERVQRALSGGRSFASDVAALAKSGVTQADLAALAAVASSGAPTQQALLTGFRKHGAMFQREVTPQSDSWSDKLIGLASRIVTVRPVSDSGSNDPATLPIRLEAAIAAGDMPKAAALWGQLPEPARRASADFGADLQKRAAADAAIGKIAQDAVAALGAAG